TTTTATGAATAAAAAATATTCCGCATTACGCATCCCACACTCCGCATTCGGTTATTCCATGATGTAGTCTTTCTTCGGCCCGAACTTTCGTTGCCCTCCCATAATTTCACGCACCTGATCGGCCATGAGAAAAGCCGGGGGAGGGCAGCCTGGAACGTAGTTGGGAAGATGCTTGTATTGTTTCTGGCAATTGCCGATGGGAAGCTGGATCCAATCCGAAGATTCCGCAAGCTTGGCTTGGGACCCCATGCTGATTTCCAGCCTGGGTAATTTATCCAGGGAAATACCTACAGCCCGCATGCGATCCATGGCCACGCGTAACCCGTTGCGGCAGGCGTTGCAGGCCTGGCCGTCGAGGAAGCGGATTTTCTCCACGTCCAGATGGAGCGGGGCGCAGGCGCGGACAAAGGGGCGACGAACTTCTTTGATGGATCTGCCGAGGATTTGAATTTCCTTTTCATCCCAGATACCATAGCCCATGCCCTGAGCCAGGCAGAGAGCGAGGACTTCCGTCGGCTCGATGTCCATGATCCGCGCAGCTATGGTATCTACAGCCACCGCATCTGTGCCAGCCAGCAATAGGTTTAAACCTACCGGTGTACCAGCGATGGGACCATCCCCTTCCAAGGCGATCAGCGCGTCCACTACAATGAGATGAGGCTTCAAAACGGCGTTGAGCTCGGCCACCGCCTTGTTGAGGCCTAAATAATGGAATCTTTTTTTTTCAT
This window of the Deltaproteobacteria bacterium genome carries:
- a CDS encoding DUF362 domain-containing protein; protein product: MVKKKMLTSVAIVKGKNGKDLNEVRRMMGELFTLIGPASQIIPPNSRVLIKPNLTAEENLWEKGILTGPVFMQALVEEVQKANPAEVIIAEAIAIGLNTKKAFAANGYEEVARVTGARLMDLYDGEFEEIKTPEGGILKSVHVSKEVLRADFFINAPVLKTHFASTITAAMKNLKGTTTYDEKKRFHYLGLNKAVAELNAVLKPHLIVVDALIALEGDGPIAGTPVGLNLLLAGTDAVAVDTIAARIMDIEPTEVLALCLAQGMGYGIWDEKEIQILGRSIKEVRRPFVRACAPLHLDVEKIRFLDGQACNACRNGLRVAMDRMRAVGISLDKLPRLEISMGSQAKLAESSDWIQLPIGNCQKQYKHLPNYVPGCPPPAFLMADQVREIMGGQRKFGPKKDYIME